The proteins below are encoded in one region of Homo sapiens chromosome 2, GRCh38.p14 Primary Assembly:
- the IL1B gene encoding interleukin-1 beta isoform X1, with translation MATDICNSLTLSQGPFTYIVTREPIFFDTWDNEAYVHDAPVRSLNCTLRDSQQKSLVMSGPYELKALHLQGQDMEQQVVFSMSFVQGEESNDKIPVALGLKEKNLYLSCVLKDDKPTLQLESVDPKNYPKKKMEKRFVFNKIEINNKLEFESAQFPNWYISTSQAENMPVFLGGTKGGQDITDFTMQFVSS, from the exons ATGGCTACTGACATTTGCAACTCCCTCACTCTTTCTCAGGGGCCTTTCACTTACATTGTCACCAGAG AACCTATCTTCTTCGACACATGGGATAACGAGGCTTATGTGCACGATGCACCTGTACGATCACTGAACTGCACGCTCCGGGACTCACAGCAAAAAAGCTTGGTGATGTCTGGTCCATATGAACTGAAAGCTCTCCACCTCCAGGGACAGGATATGGAGCAACAAG TGGTGTTCTCCATGTCCTTTGTACAAGGAGAAGAAAGTAATGACAAAATACCTGTGGCCTTGGGCCTCAAGGAAAAGAATCTGTACCTGTCCTGCGTGTTGAAAGATGATAAGCCCACTCTACAGCTGGAG AGTGTAGATCCCAAAAATTACCCAAAGAAGAAGATGGAAAAGCGATTTGTCTTCAACAagatagaaatcaataacaagctGGAATTTGAGTCTGCCCAGTTCCCCAACTGGTACATCAGCACCTCTCAAGCAGAAAACATGCCCGTCTTCCTGGGAGGGACCAAAGGCGGCCAGGATATAACTGACTTCACCATGCAATTTGTGTCTTCCTAA